One genomic window of Carassius auratus strain Wakin chromosome 14, ASM336829v1, whole genome shotgun sequence includes the following:
- the tcof1 gene encoding lisH domain-containing protein C1711.05 isoform X2: MNSNITDASQDELIKLIYHHLKDNGYKKAANVLRKHAPQVETEEVKASLSDIFKKWGSSDDGDVDPKKSASSKTTSGLAKKSTKQKKKETVTKPRERKKSVPPLAGNDSDSDSSLDVEKWRKMVSQLSDADRVKMDVLSILEDPPVSSAKSSAKGRTTKKPARAKKEANPAKKGKTSTPAKKSTSKPDDIPLTTDTSETPSKKSKDKDSVALSESHEVKTPSKKAGNKTNSSISGLDVVKTPKKTKAKATNLSDTPEAHHEMNGLLKTSKTASPLTRTKEVGVTDSEANTTPKRVHFKKDNGLSEQAETSVCKDIDTSETSSIENPSKKAKKKKSQSESSNVETDNSPLNMKAASKLLETDATMDASSDQSETPSKKVKNKKPVPDETPSKKVKAKKTQGPSEIDQETTSEKPDASLEFSSSKKNKLKASKSHSETVEPETPSKKAKAKKVKSTEDPAEEETTGKKPKTAASDADLLQSDSTNSSSTKRRSKAADAVEIQNDAPSETPLKSSKSQAKTVDGDGLGNEETCSHDLKTPSKKRKHKREEACDVPAPEEATPEPKKTKKDKEKKKSKESENTDALQPPPAAEEEEEEEEASVPVETSQKKKKKKKKKERDEETEEMIPDDPPVSAPDEEEVVHRKKKKSSKEKRLSSDETHGVNST, translated from the exons ATGAACTCAAATATTACAGACGCCTCGCAGGACGAGCTGATCAAATTAATATATCACCATTTAAAGGACAACGGCTACAAGAAAGCAGCCAACGTGCTGAGAAAGCACGCGCCCCAG GTTGAAACTGAAGAAGTGAAAGCATCCTTGAGCGACATCTTTAAGAAGTGGGGAAG CTCAGATGATGGAGATG TGGATCCAAAAAAGTCTGCGAGCAGCAAGACGACTTCAGGATTGGCCAAAAAATCAACG aaacagaagaaaaaagaaaccgtGACAAAACCGAGGGAAAGAAAAAAGTCGGTGCCTCCTTTGGCAGGGAACGATTCTGATTCAGACTCGAGTTTAGATGTGGAGAAGTGGAGGAAAATGGTTTCTCAGTTATCAG ATGCTGATCGAGTGAAGATGGATGTTCTCTCGATCTTGGAAGACCCTCCGGTCTCATCTGCCAAGTCTTCAGCAAAGGGAAGGACGACAAAGAAGCCGGCGAGAGCTAAAAAAGAGGCAAACCCAGCCAAGAAGGGAAAGACCAGTACACCAGCAAAGAAATCGACTTCCAAACCTGACGACATTCCCCTAACAACTGACACATCTGAGACTCCTTCAAAAAAGTCAAAAGACAAAGACTCTGTAGCTCTTTCTGAATCTCATGAAGTTAAGACACCATCCAAAAAGGCTGGGAATAAGACAAATAGTAGTATCTCAGGTCTTGATGTGGTTAAGACCCCTAAAAAAACAAAGGCTAAAGCCACGAACTTATCTGATACACCAGAAGCACACCATGAAATGAATGGACTCTTAAAAACTAGCAAAACAGCCTCTCCGCTGACCAGGACTAAAGAGGTTGGTGTAACAGATTCAGAAGCCAATACGACTCCTAAAAGAGTTCACTTTAAAAAAGATAATGGTTTGTCAGAGCAAGCTGAGACCAGTGTTTGCAAAGATATTGATACCTCAGAAACCAGCAGCATTGAAAATCCGTCTAAAAAGGCTAAAAAGAAGAAAAGCCAATCTGAAAGCAGTAATGTTGAAACTGACAATAGTCCCTTAAATATGAAAGCTGCTAGCAAGCTGCTAGAAACTGACGCTACGATGGACGCTAGCTCTGACCAATCAGAGACGCCatcaaaaaaagtgaaaaacaagAAGCCCGTTCCCGATGAGACTCCTTCAAAGAAGGTTAAAGCTAAGAAAACCCAAGGCCCTTCTGAGATTGACCAAGAAACGACATCGGAGAAACCCGATGCTTCTCTAGAATTCTCTTCATCTAAAAAGAACAAACTTAAGGCAAGTAAAAGCCATTCAGAAACCGTTGAGCCTGAAACGCCATCAAAAAAAGCTAAAGCCAAGAAAGTTAAAAGCACCGAAGACCCTGCCGAGGAGGAAACGACCGGTAAGAAACCCAAAACAGCCGCATCGGATGCTGATCTCCTGCAGTCTGACTCCACAAACAGCTCTTCGACGAAAAGAAGAAGCAAGGCTGCTGATGCTGTGGAGATCCAGAATGACGCTCCTTCAGAAACACCCttaaaaagtagtaaatctcaagcGAAGACTGTAGATGGTGATGGTCTGGGAAATGAGGAAACCTGTAGTCACGATCTAAAAACTccttccaaaaaaagaaaacacaaaagggAAGAAGCATGTGATGTCCCAGCACCGGAGGAGGCCACGCCTGAGCCCAAGAAGACCaagaaagacaaagagaagaagaaaagcaAGGAGAGTGAAAACACAGATGCTCTTCaaccaccaccagcagcagaagaagaagaagaagaagaagaagcatctGTTCCTGTAGAAACGAGTCAGAAGAAaaaga agaagaagaaaaagaaggagaGAGATGAAGAAACCGAGGAGATGATCCCTGATGATCCTCCTGTATCTGCTCCAGATGAGGAGGAGGTCGTGCACAGAAAG AAAAAGAAGTCTTCAAAAGAGAAACGGCTCAGTAGTGATGAAACTCATGGAGTCAACAGCACATAA
- the tcof1 gene encoding lisH domain-containing protein C1711.05 isoform X1, giving the protein MNSNITDASQDELIKLIYHHLKDNGYKKAANVLRKHAPQVETEEVKASLSDIFKKWGSSDDGDVVDPKKSASSKTTSGLAKKSTKQKKKETVTKPRERKKSVPPLAGNDSDSDSSLDVEKWRKMVSQLSDADRVKMDVLSILEDPPVSSAKSSAKGRTTKKPARAKKEANPAKKGKTSTPAKKSTSKPDDIPLTTDTSETPSKKSKDKDSVALSESHEVKTPSKKAGNKTNSSISGLDVVKTPKKTKAKATNLSDTPEAHHEMNGLLKTSKTASPLTRTKEVGVTDSEANTTPKRVHFKKDNGLSEQAETSVCKDIDTSETSSIENPSKKAKKKKSQSESSNVETDNSPLNMKAASKLLETDATMDASSDQSETPSKKVKNKKPVPDETPSKKVKAKKTQGPSEIDQETTSEKPDASLEFSSSKKNKLKASKSHSETVEPETPSKKAKAKKVKSTEDPAEEETTGKKPKTAASDADLLQSDSTNSSSTKRRSKAADAVEIQNDAPSETPLKSSKSQAKTVDGDGLGNEETCSHDLKTPSKKRKHKREEACDVPAPEEATPEPKKTKKDKEKKKSKESENTDALQPPPAAEEEEEEEEASVPVETSQKKKKKKKKKERDEETEEMIPDDPPVSAPDEEEVVHRKKKKSSKEKRLSSDETHGVNST; this is encoded by the exons ATGAACTCAAATATTACAGACGCCTCGCAGGACGAGCTGATCAAATTAATATATCACCATTTAAAGGACAACGGCTACAAGAAAGCAGCCAACGTGCTGAGAAAGCACGCGCCCCAG GTTGAAACTGAAGAAGTGAAAGCATCCTTGAGCGACATCTTTAAGAAGTGGGGAAG CTCAGATGATGGAGATG TAGTGGATCCAAAAAAGTCTGCGAGCAGCAAGACGACTTCAGGATTGGCCAAAAAATCAACG aaacagaagaaaaaagaaaccgtGACAAAACCGAGGGAAAGAAAAAAGTCGGTGCCTCCTTTGGCAGGGAACGATTCTGATTCAGACTCGAGTTTAGATGTGGAGAAGTGGAGGAAAATGGTTTCTCAGTTATCAG ATGCTGATCGAGTGAAGATGGATGTTCTCTCGATCTTGGAAGACCCTCCGGTCTCATCTGCCAAGTCTTCAGCAAAGGGAAGGACGACAAAGAAGCCGGCGAGAGCTAAAAAAGAGGCAAACCCAGCCAAGAAGGGAAAGACCAGTACACCAGCAAAGAAATCGACTTCCAAACCTGACGACATTCCCCTAACAACTGACACATCTGAGACTCCTTCAAAAAAGTCAAAAGACAAAGACTCTGTAGCTCTTTCTGAATCTCATGAAGTTAAGACACCATCCAAAAAGGCTGGGAATAAGACAAATAGTAGTATCTCAGGTCTTGATGTGGTTAAGACCCCTAAAAAAACAAAGGCTAAAGCCACGAACTTATCTGATACACCAGAAGCACACCATGAAATGAATGGACTCTTAAAAACTAGCAAAACAGCCTCTCCGCTGACCAGGACTAAAGAGGTTGGTGTAACAGATTCAGAAGCCAATACGACTCCTAAAAGAGTTCACTTTAAAAAAGATAATGGTTTGTCAGAGCAAGCTGAGACCAGTGTTTGCAAAGATATTGATACCTCAGAAACCAGCAGCATTGAAAATCCGTCTAAAAAGGCTAAAAAGAAGAAAAGCCAATCTGAAAGCAGTAATGTTGAAACTGACAATAGTCCCTTAAATATGAAAGCTGCTAGCAAGCTGCTAGAAACTGACGCTACGATGGACGCTAGCTCTGACCAATCAGAGACGCCatcaaaaaaagtgaaaaacaagAAGCCCGTTCCCGATGAGACTCCTTCAAAGAAGGTTAAAGCTAAGAAAACCCAAGGCCCTTCTGAGATTGACCAAGAAACGACATCGGAGAAACCCGATGCTTCTCTAGAATTCTCTTCATCTAAAAAGAACAAACTTAAGGCAAGTAAAAGCCATTCAGAAACCGTTGAGCCTGAAACGCCATCAAAAAAAGCTAAAGCCAAGAAAGTTAAAAGCACCGAAGACCCTGCCGAGGAGGAAACGACCGGTAAGAAACCCAAAACAGCCGCATCGGATGCTGATCTCCTGCAGTCTGACTCCACAAACAGCTCTTCGACGAAAAGAAGAAGCAAGGCTGCTGATGCTGTGGAGATCCAGAATGACGCTCCTTCAGAAACACCCttaaaaagtagtaaatctcaagcGAAGACTGTAGATGGTGATGGTCTGGGAAATGAGGAAACCTGTAGTCACGATCTAAAAACTccttccaaaaaaagaaaacacaaaagggAAGAAGCATGTGATGTCCCAGCACCGGAGGAGGCCACGCCTGAGCCCAAGAAGACCaagaaagacaaagagaagaagaaaagcaAGGAGAGTGAAAACACAGATGCTCTTCaaccaccaccagcagcagaagaagaagaagaagaagaagaagcatctGTTCCTGTAGAAACGAGTCAGAAGAAaaaga agaagaagaaaaagaaggagaGAGATGAAGAAACCGAGGAGATGATCCCTGATGATCCTCCTGTATCTGCTCCAGATGAGGAGGAGGTCGTGCACAGAAAG AAAAAGAAGTCTTCAAAAGAGAAACGGCTCAGTAGTGATGAAACTCATGGAGTCAACAGCACATAA